One Pasteurella dagmatis DNA segment encodes these proteins:
- a CDS encoding NAD(+) kinase has product MKIHNAVDIKALQSSFQTIGLLGKPRHDLTLQMHKNLFQWLTEKGYQVLVEDVIGKQLGLEERYLATVDQIGKQAQLGIVIGGDGNMLGRARILAKYDIALIGINRGNLGFLTDIDPKNAYAQLQACLDEGEFFVEERFLLEASVEREGKIIARGNAVNEAVIHPAKIAHMIDFHVYINDKFAFSQRSDGLIISTPTGSTAYSLSAGGPILTPQLNAIALVPMFPHTLSSRPLVIDGDSKISLRFAEYNTSQMEVGCDSQIELEFSPDDIVHIQKSPYKLRLLHLKSYNYYNVLCSKLGWLKSF; this is encoded by the coding sequence ATGAAAATTCATAATGCCGTAGACATAAAAGCCCTACAATCCTCTTTCCAGACCATTGGTTTGTTGGGCAAACCTCGTCACGATTTGACACTGCAAATGCACAAAAATTTATTCCAATGGTTAACCGAAAAAGGCTATCAAGTACTAGTGGAAGATGTTATTGGCAAACAATTAGGGCTTGAAGAAAGATATTTAGCCACAGTTGATCAAATTGGTAAACAAGCACAATTAGGCATTGTCATTGGTGGTGATGGCAATATGTTAGGGCGAGCCAGAATTCTCGCTAAATATGATATTGCATTAATTGGAATTAACCGAGGTAATCTTGGCTTCTTAACTGACATCGACCCCAAAAATGCCTACGCCCAGCTTCAAGCCTGCTTAGATGAAGGTGAGTTTTTCGTTGAAGAACGCTTTTTATTGGAAGCTAGTGTCGAGCGAGAAGGAAAAATTATTGCACGTGGTAATGCTGTAAACGAAGCTGTTATTCATCCTGCCAAAATCGCACACATGATCGATTTCCACGTTTATATTAATGATAAATTTGCTTTTTCACAGCGTTCTGACGGTTTAATTATTTCTACTCCGACAGGCTCGACAGCTTATTCACTATCTGCAGGTGGTCCTATTTTAACCCCACAATTAAATGCTATTGCACTGGTGCCAATGTTCCCACACACCCTTTCCTCTCGCCCTTTAGTCATTGACGGCGATAGTAAAATTTCATTGCGTTTTGCAGAATACAATACATCACAAATGGAAGTGGGCTGTGACAGTCAAATCGAATTAGAGTTTTCACCTGATGATATTGTCCACATCCAAAAAAGCCCCTATAAACTCCGATTATTACATCTTAAAAGTTATAATTATTACAATGTGTTATGTTCAAAATTAGGTTGGCTTAAATCTTTTTAA
- the grpE gene encoding nucleotide exchange factor GrpE, which yields MSEKEQRIESEEQIQEEQVQAAETEVEAAEEQDVLGEAILRVQELEAQLEEMAKREQDFALRSRAEMDNIRRRAEQDVEKAHKFALEKFSKEILNTIDNLERALSTNANVEDESVKALFDGVELTLKELLSTVGRFGVEAVGSEGEVFNPELHQAISMQPTEGFETNQITVVLQKGYLLNGRVIRPAMVMVAA from the coding sequence ATGTCAGAAAAAGAACAACGTATTGAGAGCGAAGAGCAAATCCAAGAAGAACAAGTTCAAGCAGCAGAAACTGAAGTTGAAGCAGCGGAAGAACAAGATGTATTAGGTGAGGCAATTTTACGAGTTCAAGAATTAGAAGCACAACTTGAAGAAATGGCAAAAAGAGAACAAGATTTTGCTCTTCGTAGCCGTGCTGAAATGGATAATATCCGTCGCCGTGCAGAGCAAGATGTTGAAAAAGCGCATAAATTTGCGTTAGAAAAATTCTCAAAAGAGATTTTGAACACCATTGATAACTTAGAGCGAGCATTATCAACAAATGCAAATGTTGAAGATGAAAGCGTGAAAGCATTATTTGATGGCGTTGAACTTACATTAAAAGAGTTACTTTCAACAGTAGGTCGTTTTGGTGTTGAAGCAGTGGGCTCAGAGGGGGAAGTGTTTAATCCTGAATTGCACCAAGCGATTTCAATGCAACCAACGGAAGGTTTTGAAACGAACCAAATTACTGTTGTATTACAAAAAGGTTATTTATTAAACGGTCGTGTTATTCGCCCTGCAATGGTGATGGTTGCAGCTTAA
- a CDS encoding L-cystine transporter — protein sequence MTIVNLVIFAVFLALLALIFKRTQKLGTTVFIGLVLGLIGGALLQYSADQQTINGTLEWVNLVGNGYVRLLQMIVMPLVFVSILSAITRLNQASALGKISFSVISVLLITTAIAAAIGIAMAYAFDLTAEGLVAGERELAAQTKVEGRVEKVSGLTIPAMLLSFIPKNPFLELTGANPTSIISVVIFSALLGVAALSLAKEDQALGERIAQGVDSLNKLIMRLVRMVIRLTPYGVFALMIKMATTSKWADIVNLGTFIVASYLAILLMFVVHALLLALFRINPLDYFKKVLPTLSFAFTSRSSAATLPLNIETQTNKLGNNSVIANFAATFGATIGQNGCAGIYPAMLAVMVAPTVGIDPFSLSYLLTLILVVTISSLGIAGVGGGATFAAIVVLSTLNLPLALVGLLISIEPLIDMGRTALNVNGSMVAGTLTNKLLEKK from the coding sequence ATGACAATTGTCAATCTCGTTATTTTTGCTGTATTTTTAGCGCTGTTAGCATTGATTTTTAAACGTACGCAAAAGCTTGGCACAACCGTCTTTATCGGTCTTGTTTTAGGACTAATTGGTGGTGCATTATTACAATATTCTGCTGATCAACAAACAATCAACGGTACATTAGAATGGGTGAATTTAGTTGGTAATGGCTATGTTCGTTTGTTACAAATGATTGTAATGCCATTAGTCTTTGTTTCAATTCTGTCTGCAATTACACGTTTAAATCAAGCAAGTGCATTGGGTAAAATCAGCTTTAGTGTTATCTCTGTATTATTAATCACGACTGCTATTGCTGCGGCAATTGGTATTGCAATGGCGTATGCTTTTGATTTAACCGCAGAAGGTTTAGTGGCTGGAGAGCGCGAACTTGCCGCACAAACCAAAGTGGAAGGGCGTGTCGAAAAAGTTAGTGGGTTAACGATCCCTGCAATGCTACTTTCTTTTATTCCTAAAAATCCATTCTTAGAATTAACAGGCGCAAACCCAACATCGATTATTAGCGTAGTAATTTTCTCAGCGTTACTTGGTGTAGCCGCATTAAGTTTAGCGAAAGAAGATCAAGCACTTGGAGAACGGATTGCTCAAGGTGTGGATTCATTAAATAAATTAATTATGCGTTTAGTGCGTATGGTGATTCGCCTAACCCCATACGGTGTGTTTGCTTTAATGATTAAAATGGCGACCACTTCAAAATGGGCTGATATTGTGAATTTAGGCACGTTTATCGTAGCATCTTACTTAGCAATTTTATTGATGTTTGTGGTTCACGCTTTGTTATTAGCGCTGTTTCGTATTAACCCTCTGGATTACTTTAAAAAAGTATTACCAACCTTGAGCTTTGCTTTTACCTCTCGCTCAAGTGCGGCAACTTTACCGCTAAATATTGAAACGCAAACCAATAAATTAGGAAACAATAGTGTTATCGCTAACTTTGCGGCGACATTCGGTGCGACGATTGGACAAAATGGTTGTGCGGGGATTTATCCGGCAATGTTAGCTGTAATGGTTGCTCCAACTGTAGGCATTGACCCATTTAGTTTAAGTTATTTATTGACTTTAATTTTAGTGGTAACTATTTCTTCTTTAGGTATCGCTGGCGTGGGCGGTGGTGCAACATTTGCTGCAATTGTTGTCCTTTCAACTCTGAACCTGCCACTTGCGTTAGTTGGTTTATTGATTTCTATCGAGCCTTTAATTGATATGGGACGTACAGCATTAAACGTAAATGGCTCAATGGTTGCTGGTACATTAACCAACAAATTATTAGAGAAAAAATAA
- the mnmC gene encoding bifunctional tRNA (5-methylaminomethyl-2-thiouridine)(34)-methyltransferase MnmD/FAD-dependent 5-carboxymethylaminomethyl-2-thiouridine(34) oxidoreductase MnmC, protein MNKVQFAEIHFNQENTPVSAQFDDVYFSNQDGLAESRYIFQEGNQLWQRWQDFTGSHFVIAETGFGTGLNFFAVTTLFREFLQQYPNSPLQRLFFISFEKYPIPLKVLKSAHQAHPEFAELSQQLHQHWLEPIEGCYRFHFAETTLDLWFGDIADNLPQLGDYMTNQIDAWFLDGFAPSKNPQMWNDELYQQMYRYTKPQGTFATFTAASAVRKGLENAGFAVNKRKGYGKKRECIQGIKLDSDEDVIHTPWYLPQAAKFEQQADVAIIGGGIASLFTALSLLERKAKVTLYCEDDAVALNASGNKQGAFYPQLSDDDLINIRFYIHAFAYGQQRLKQAIQQGIEFEYDFCGVALCGYDQKSAVKLNKISDYQWQESLYQSLSQSELSKKVGLPLSCSGGFIPQGAWLSPRQFVQNMFSHLEQRGLVIKTQQKVTALQQQAQHWLLQNEEGETFTHQIVVLANGHKLTEFSQTRELPLYPVRGQVSEIPTSQNLQKLKAVVCYDGYLTPMAKSHTHCIGASHVRDNAERIFSPEEQLENQQKIQQNLNVDWVQDVDTSTNQARIGIRCAVRDRIPMLGNVPNFEQQLICYKNIYNLRRRKQPIKSAVNFDNLFLIAALGSRGLTSAPLLGETLASLIYQEPLPLSQDIIHQLSSNRSWMRKLLKGSPVQTKRDS, encoded by the coding sequence ATGAACAAAGTTCAGTTTGCAGAAATACATTTCAACCAAGAAAACACGCCTGTTTCTGCACAATTTGATGACGTCTATTTTTCTAACCAAGATGGTTTAGCAGAAAGCCGTTATATCTTCCAAGAAGGCAACCAATTATGGCAACGTTGGCAAGATTTTACAGGCTCACACTTCGTAATTGCCGAAACTGGTTTTGGCACAGGGCTTAACTTTTTCGCTGTTACCACATTATTCCGAGAGTTCCTCCAACAATATCCAAACTCACCACTGCAACGACTCTTTTTTATTTCTTTTGAAAAATACCCCATTCCACTTAAAGTATTAAAATCTGCACATCAAGCGCATCCAGAATTTGCAGAGCTTAGCCAACAATTACACCAACATTGGCTTGAGCCAATTGAAGGTTGCTATCGCTTTCACTTTGCAGAAACCACATTGGATCTATGGTTTGGCGATATTGCCGATAATTTGCCACAACTTGGCGATTATATGACAAATCAAATCGATGCGTGGTTTCTTGATGGGTTTGCACCAAGTAAAAATCCACAAATGTGGAATGATGAGCTTTATCAGCAAATGTATCGCTACACCAAACCTCAAGGCACATTTGCCACTTTCACAGCTGCAAGTGCGGTGAGAAAAGGCTTAGAAAATGCAGGTTTCGCTGTCAATAAACGCAAAGGTTACGGCAAAAAACGTGAGTGTATTCAAGGAATTAAGCTAGACTCAGATGAGGATGTTATTCACACACCTTGGTATTTACCTCAAGCTGCAAAATTTGAACAACAAGCTGATGTAGCAATTATTGGTGGTGGAATTGCGTCATTATTTACCGCACTTTCTTTACTCGAACGCAAGGCAAAAGTCACTCTATATTGTGAAGATGACGCAGTTGCACTCAACGCCTCTGGCAATAAACAAGGGGCTTTTTACCCTCAACTTAGTGATGATGATTTAATCAACATCCGTTTTTACATTCACGCATTTGCTTACGGGCAACAACGCCTGAAACAAGCTATTCAACAAGGCATCGAGTTTGAATATGATTTCTGTGGTGTAGCACTTTGTGGCTACGATCAAAAAAGTGCGGTCAAATTAAATAAAATTTCTGACTATCAGTGGCAAGAAAGTTTATATCAATCACTTTCACAATCAGAGTTAAGTAAAAAAGTTGGCTTACCACTTTCTTGTTCTGGCGGATTTATTCCGCAAGGCGCTTGGCTCTCACCACGCCAATTTGTGCAAAATATGTTCTCTCATCTTGAACAAAGAGGGCTAGTGATCAAAACTCAGCAAAAAGTGACCGCACTTCAGCAACAAGCCCAACATTGGCTTCTCCAAAATGAAGAGGGAGAGACATTTACTCACCAAATCGTTGTACTCGCCAATGGGCACAAGCTTACTGAGTTTAGCCAAACACGTGAATTACCGTTATACCCAGTGCGTGGACAAGTAAGCGAAATACCTACCAGTCAAAATTTGCAAAAACTCAAAGCGGTAGTCTGCTATGACGGCTACCTCACGCCAATGGCCAAAAGTCATACCCACTGTATTGGTGCTAGTCACGTTCGAGACAATGCGGAGCGTATATTTAGCCCAGAAGAACAACTCGAAAATCAGCAAAAAATCCAACAAAACCTAAATGTAGATTGGGTTCAAGATGTCGATACCTCAACTAACCAAGCGCGAATTGGTATCCGCTGTGCGGTGAGAGATCGTATTCCTATGCTAGGCAACGTCCCAAATTTTGAGCAACAGTTAATCTGCTATAAAAATATTTATAACCTACGCCGTCGTAAACAACCGATCAAAAGTGCGGTCAATTTTGATAATTTATTTTTAATCGCTGCTCTCGGTTCTCGTGGACTTACCTCTGCGCCATTATTAGGTGAAACATTAGCATCATTAATCTATCAAGAACCGCTACCACTCAGCCAAGATATAATCCATCAACTCAGCTCAAACCGTAGTTGGATGCGTAAATTGTTGAAAGGAAGTCCTGTACAAACAAAAAGAGATAGTTAA
- the fabB gene encoding beta-ketoacyl-ACP synthase I, with product MKRAVITGFGIISSIGNNKEEVLASLKAGKSGIEVVPDFVEMGMRSHVAGTIKLNPSELIDRKVYRFMGDAAAYAYLSMKEAIEDAGLTDDQVSNDRTGLVIGAGTGSAHNQLVACDAVRGPRGVKAVGPYAVTKTMASSVSACLATPYKIRGVNYSISSACATSAHCIGHALELIQLGKQDIVFAGGAEELSWECATEFDAMGAVSTKYNETPEKASRAYDANRDGFVIAGGGAVVVVEELEHALARGAKIYAEIVGYGATSDGYDMVAPSGEGAERCMRQAMATIDAPIDYINVHGTSTPVGDVKELGAIKNVFGDKVPAISSTKSMTGHSLGAAGAHEAIYTLLMLDNDFIAPSINIETLDPQAEGCNIVTELVENAGLNTVMSNSFGFGGTNAALIFKKYNG from the coding sequence ATGAAAAGAGCGGTTATTACTGGTTTTGGTATTATTTCGAGTATTGGCAACAATAAAGAAGAAGTGTTAGCATCATTAAAAGCGGGTAAATCAGGTATTGAAGTTGTACCTGATTTCGTTGAAATGGGTATGCGTAGTCATGTGGCTGGTACGATTAAATTAAACCCAAGTGAATTAATCGATCGTAAAGTTTATCGCTTTATGGGTGATGCTGCTGCTTATGCTTACCTTTCAATGAAAGAAGCGATTGAAGATGCTGGATTAACTGATGATCAAGTATCTAATGATCGTACAGGGTTAGTGATCGGTGCTGGTACTGGTTCAGCTCATAACCAATTAGTCGCTTGTGATGCTGTACGTGGTCCACGTGGTGTGAAGGCAGTAGGTCCTTATGCTGTAACAAAAACAATGGCATCAAGTGTATCAGCCTGTTTAGCAACACCGTATAAAATTCGTGGTGTGAATTACAGTATCAGCTCTGCTTGTGCAACATCTGCACACTGTATTGGTCATGCACTTGAGTTAATCCAATTAGGTAAACAAGATATTGTATTTGCAGGTGGAGCAGAAGAGCTTTCTTGGGAATGTGCAACAGAGTTTGATGCGATGGGTGCAGTTTCTACTAAATATAATGAAACTCCAGAAAAAGCATCTCGTGCTTATGATGCAAATCGTGATGGTTTTGTGATTGCAGGTGGTGGTGCAGTTGTAGTTGTTGAAGAATTAGAACACGCACTTGCACGTGGTGCAAAAATCTATGCTGAAATTGTAGGTTATGGTGCAACTTCAGACGGTTACGATATGGTAGCGCCTAGTGGTGAAGGTGCAGAGCGTTGTATGAGACAAGCAATGGCAACGATTGATGCGCCAATTGACTACATCAATGTACACGGTACATCTACGCCAGTAGGTGATGTAAAAGAATTAGGTGCAATCAAAAATGTATTTGGTGATAAGGTGCCAGCGATTTCATCAACTAAGTCAATGACGGGACATTCTTTAGGTGCAGCAGGTGCACATGAAGCAATTTATACATTATTAATGTTAGATAATGATTTTATTGCACCGAGTATTAACATTGAAACTTTAGATCCTCAAGCAGAAGGTTGCAATATTGTGACCGAACTTGTTGA